One region of Aurantimonas sp. HBX-1 genomic DNA includes:
- a CDS encoding L,D-transpeptidase — MTAKRSIGVGIAAALALLMTVEAGAQETRRYDYATGSWQTVSAASGSQLRTMQQRRPAAAFLRKQVRIETNEAPGTIIVDSRRKYLYFVEGAGMATRYGVGVGKEGFGWSGNMKVGRKAEWPGWTPPAAMIQRERAKGRILPAYMEGGPANPLGARAMYLYRGGRDSMFRIHGTNQPWTIGQNMSSGCIRMMNEDVEHLYSRVPKGTKVIVIGPNGQGSKDVYADLGPVQSNLLTAIFGG, encoded by the coding sequence ATGACAGCCAAGCGATCGATCGGTGTTGGCATCGCCGCCGCCCTGGCCCTGTTGATGACCGTGGAGGCGGGCGCCCAGGAGACCCGCCGCTACGACTACGCCACCGGTTCCTGGCAGACGGTGAGCGCGGCAAGCGGCTCCCAACTTCGCACGATGCAGCAGCGGCGACCGGCCGCGGCCTTCCTGCGCAAGCAGGTGCGGATCGAGACGAACGAGGCGCCCGGCACGATCATCGTCGATTCCCGGCGCAAGTATCTCTATTTCGTCGAGGGCGCCGGCATGGCGACCCGCTACGGCGTCGGCGTCGGCAAGGAAGGCTTCGGCTGGTCCGGCAACATGAAGGTCGGCCGCAAGGCGGAATGGCCGGGCTGGACGCCGCCGGCGGCGATGATCCAGCGCGAGCGCGCCAAGGGCCGCATCCTGCCGGCCTACATGGAAGGCGGCCCGGCCAATCCGCTCGGCGCCCGCGCGATGTATCTCTATCGCGGCGGCCGGGACTCGATGTTCCGCATCCATGGCACCAACCAGCCGTGGACCATCGGCCAGAACATGTCCTCGGGCTGCATCCGGATGATGAACGAGGACGTCGAGCACCTCTATTCGCGCGTGCCCAAGGGCACCAAGGTGATCGTCATCGGCCCAAACGGCCAGGGCTCGAAGGATGTCTATGCCGATCTCGGGCCGGTGCAGTCGAACCTGCTCACCGCCATTTTCGGAGGCTGA
- the fumC gene encoding class II fumarate hydratase: MSQTRRETDSIGAIDVAADRYWGAQTERSRNNFKIGGDRQPMPLIVALALVKKAAARVNTSMGRLDGAVADAIESAADEIIAGKLDDHFPLVVWQTGSGTQTNMNVNEVISNRAIEMLGGTMGSKQPIHPNDHVNMSQSSNDVFPTAMHVATVMETRRLLLPALDRLHRSLDAKANEYDHIIKIGRTHTQDATPVTLGQEFSGYAAALQLSKKRIADALDGVYALAQGGTAVGTGLNAPEGFDVAVAAEIARLTGEPFRTAENKFEALASHGALAFFHGALNTLAADLMKIANDIRFLGSGPRSGLGELNLPANEPGSSIMPGKVNPTQAEALTMVATQIFGHETTVTVAASQGHFELNVFKPVIAKAVLTSIRLLADGMESFAEHCIDGIEANEPRIRSLMEQSLMLVTALAPSIGYDNAANIAKTAHKNGTTLREEAIASGLVSGEDYDRIVDPAAMIRPG; this comes from the coding sequence ATGAGCCAGACACGGCGCGAGACTGATTCCATCGGCGCCATCGACGTCGCCGCGGATCGCTACTGGGGCGCTCAGACCGAGCGGTCGCGCAACAATTTCAAGATCGGCGGCGACCGCCAGCCGATGCCGCTGATCGTCGCGCTGGCGCTGGTCAAGAAGGCCGCGGCCCGGGTCAACACCTCGATGGGCCGGCTCGACGGCGCGGTCGCCGACGCCATCGAGAGCGCTGCGGACGAGATCATCGCCGGAAAGCTCGACGACCACTTCCCGCTGGTGGTCTGGCAGACCGGCTCGGGCACCCAGACCAACATGAACGTCAACGAGGTGATCTCGAACCGGGCGATCGAGATGCTCGGCGGGACGATGGGCTCCAAGCAGCCGATCCACCCGAACGACCACGTCAACATGAGCCAGTCGTCGAACGACGTGTTCCCGACCGCCATGCATGTCGCCACCGTGATGGAGACCCGCCGGCTGCTGCTGCCGGCGCTCGACCGGCTGCATCGCTCGCTGGATGCCAAGGCGAACGAATACGACCACATCATCAAGATCGGCCGCACCCATACGCAGGACGCGACGCCGGTGACGCTCGGCCAGGAATTCTCCGGCTACGCGGCGGCGCTGCAGCTGTCGAAGAAGCGGATCGCCGACGCGCTGGACGGCGTCTATGCGCTCGCCCAGGGCGGCACCGCCGTCGGCACCGGGCTGAATGCGCCTGAGGGCTTCGACGTCGCGGTCGCCGCGGAGATCGCCCGGCTGACCGGCGAGCCCTTCCGCACCGCGGAGAACAAGTTCGAGGCGCTGGCCTCGCACGGGGCGCTGGCATTCTTCCACGGCGCGCTGAACACGCTGGCCGCCGACCTGATGAAGATCGCCAACGACATCCGCTTCCTCGGCTCCGGCCCGCGCTCGGGCCTGGGCGAGCTCAACCTGCCGGCCAACGAGCCGGGCTCGTCGATCATGCCGGGCAAGGTCAACCCGACCCAGGCCGAAGCGCTGACCATGGTGGCGACGCAGATCTTCGGCCACGAGACGACGGTGACCGTCGCCGCGTCCCAGGGCCATTTCGAGCTCAACGTCTTCAAGCCGGTGATCGCCAAGGCGGTGCTGACCTCGATCCGCCTGCTCGCCGACGGCATGGAAAGCTTCGCCGAGCACTGCATCGACGGGATCGAGGCCAACGAGCCGCGGATCAGGAGCCTGATGGAGCAGTCGCTGATGCTGGTGACGGCGCTCGCTCCCAGCATCGGCTACGACAACGCCGCCAACATCGCCAAGACGGCGCACAAGAACGGCACGACGCTGCGCGAAGAGGCGATCGCCTCGGGCCTCGTCTCCGGCGAGGACTACGACCGCATCGTCGACCCGGCGGCGATGATCCGGCCGGGCTGA
- a CDS encoding ATP phosphoribosyltransferase regulatory subunit — protein MSDTAAIPFETALGALFAARGATRVRVPIIQPAEPYLDTAGEAFRRRIFMTRGEAGENLCLRPDFTVPVCRDHVAKGQQLPRRYCYLGLVFRQRTGGPAEFFQAGIEDLGEENRATADARALADALAGLSACGLEAPALDIVLGDQGLFEAFLRALGLPEGWQRRLIRTFGHDDQLEAALKALSDGGAARLESVEPEMLDLARQREEGALTRAIRRRMDEAGLPPHAGRSPGEIAARLIEKVAVAEARLSDTSLALLRRFLAVDCPLAEAADTLRALAAEAGLDLGRALTVFETRNLALLAADVDLAAVHYRAAFGRPIDYYTGLVFEVRTHGSDQPLAGGGRYDRMMTMLGAAEPIPAVGFSLWLDRIGDALTGDAR, from the coding sequence TTGAGCGACACCGCCGCGATCCCGTTCGAGACCGCCCTCGGCGCGCTGTTCGCCGCTCGCGGCGCGACGCGCGTCCGGGTGCCGATCATCCAGCCGGCCGAACCCTATCTCGACACCGCCGGCGAGGCGTTTCGCCGGCGCATCTTCATGACCCGCGGCGAGGCCGGCGAGAATCTCTGCCTGCGGCCGGACTTCACCGTGCCGGTCTGCCGCGACCATGTCGCCAAGGGCCAGCAGCTGCCGCGCCGCTATTGCTATCTCGGCCTGGTCTTCCGCCAGCGCACGGGCGGGCCGGCGGAGTTCTTCCAGGCCGGCATCGAGGATCTCGGCGAGGAGAACCGCGCCACCGCCGACGCGCGTGCGCTGGCCGACGCGCTGGCGGGCCTTTCCGCCTGCGGGCTCGAAGCGCCGGCGCTCGACATCGTGCTCGGCGACCAGGGCCTGTTCGAGGCCTTCCTGCGCGCGCTCGGCCTGCCGGAAGGCTGGCAGCGCCGGCTGATCCGCACCTTCGGCCATGACGACCAGCTGGAGGCGGCGCTGAAGGCGCTGTCGGACGGCGGCGCCGCGCGGCTCGAGAGCGTCGAGCCCGAGATGCTGGACCTTGCGCGGCAGCGGGAGGAGGGCGCCCTGACGCGGGCGATCCGCCGCCGCATGGACGAGGCCGGCCTGCCGCCGCATGCCGGCCGCTCCCCCGGCGAGATCGCCGCGCGGCTGATCGAGAAGGTCGCCGTCGCCGAGGCGCGTCTCAGCGACACCTCGCTGGCGCTGCTGCGCCGCTTCCTCGCGGTGGACTGCCCGCTGGCCGAGGCGGCCGACACGCTGCGGGCGCTGGCGGCGGAGGCCGGGCTCGATCTCGGCCGGGCGCTCACCGTCTTCGAGACGCGCAACCTGGCGCTGCTCGCCGCCGATGTCGACCTTGCCGCGGTTCACTACCGCGCCGCCTTCGGCCGCCCGATCGACTATTACACCGGCCTCGTCTTCGAGGTCCGGACGCATGGCTCCGACCAGCCGCTGGCCGGTGGCGGGCGCTACGACCGGATGATGACCATGCTCGGCGCCGCCGAACCGATCCCCGCCGTCGGCTTCTCGCTCTGGCTCGACCGGATCGGCGATGCGCTCACGGGGGATGCGCGATGA
- a CDS encoding DUF433 domain-containing protein: MQDEEAATMNASEILSRDPDIMSGALVFKGTRVPADALFENLAAGMALAEFLKNFPTVSREQAEGAIRAACDNLVSRKSRSARVYK, encoded by the coding sequence ATGCAAGACGAGGAGGCCGCGACCATGAACGCAAGCGAGATCCTGTCGCGCGACCCCGACATCATGTCGGGTGCACTGGTCTTCAAAGGTACGCGCGTGCCCGCCGATGCGCTGTTTGAGAACCTGGCGGCTGGCATGGCCCTGGCGGAATTCCTCAAGAATTTTCCGACTGTCTCGCGAGAGCAGGCCGAAGGAGCAATACGGGCAGCCTGCGATAATCTTGTCAGCAGAAAGTCACGCTCTGCGAGGGTGTATAAATAA
- the hisS gene encoding histidine--tRNA ligase: protein MADKKKKPTRVNARLPRGFVDRDAADLRAQDAMLATIRRVYETYGFEPVETPMFEYTDALGKFLPDADRPNEGVFSLIDDDEAWMSLRYDLTAPLARYVAENYETLPKPYRSYRVGHVFRNEKPGPGRFRQFMQFDADIVGAPNVSADAEMAMMMADTMEALGIPRGQYVIRVNNRKVLDGVLEAIGLRGEENAGRRLTVLRAMDKLDKVGFDGVKALLREGRRDESGDFTPGANLSDDQVGFIITTLAFMKMPASLPDNEPAKTDGGTYRFFYDNEGLFINLNAHLGGSEVAVAGLDELREISRAVKAAGFQDDRIRIDPSVVRGLEYYTGPVFEAELLFDVVNEKGQKVQFGSVGGGGRYDGLVSRFMSQPVPATGFSIGVSRLITALKNLGRLEAAERPGPVVVTVMDRDRMADYQAMAAKLRAALNTDADGNPTAEPVPVEVFQGNPKQFGKQLQYADRRNAPVVVIQGGDEKAAGKVQVKDLIEGKKIAETIEDNAEWREARAGQELVDEADMVEAVRAILARHAAPGTA, encoded by the coding sequence ATGGCCGACAAGAAGAAGAAACCGACCAGGGTCAACGCACGGCTGCCGCGCGGTTTCGTCGATCGCGACGCGGCCGATCTGCGCGCCCAGGACGCGATGCTGGCGACGATCCGCCGGGTCTACGAGACCTATGGCTTCGAGCCGGTCGAGACGCCGATGTTCGAATATACCGACGCGCTCGGAAAATTCCTGCCCGATGCCGACCGGCCGAACGAGGGCGTGTTCTCGCTGATCGACGACGACGAGGCGTGGATGTCGCTGCGCTACGACCTCACCGCGCCGCTCGCCCGCTATGTCGCGGAAAACTACGAGACCCTGCCCAAGCCCTATCGCAGCTACCGCGTCGGCCATGTCTTCCGCAACGAGAAGCCGGGGCCGGGCCGCTTCCGCCAGTTCATGCAGTTCGACGCCGACATCGTCGGCGCGCCGAACGTCTCGGCCGACGCCGAGATGGCGATGATGATGGCCGACACGATGGAGGCGCTGGGGATTCCGCGCGGCCAGTACGTGATCCGGGTCAACAACCGCAAGGTGCTGGACGGCGTGCTCGAGGCGATCGGGCTCCGGGGCGAGGAGAATGCCGGCAGGCGGCTGACGGTGCTGCGGGCGATGGATAAGCTGGATAAAGTGGGATTTGACGGCGTCAAAGCGTTGCTTCGTGAGGGGCGCAGAGATGAGAGTGGAGATTTTACCCCCGGCGCGAATCTTTCTGACGACCAGGTAGGATTTATTATTACAACACTAGCGTTCATGAAAATGCCTGCTTCGCTCCCGGATAACGAGCCAGCGAAGACTGATGGCGGCACCTATCGCTTTTTTTACGACAACGAAGGACTTTTCATTAATTTGAACGCGCACTTGGGCGGCAGCGAGGTTGCGGTAGCGGGGCTAGATGAGCTTCGGGAAATTTCTCGCGCTGTAAAAGCTGCGGGCTTTCAGGATGACCGCATCCGCATCGATCCCTCCGTCGTGCGCGGCCTCGAATACTACACCGGACCGGTCTTCGAGGCCGAGCTGCTGTTCGACGTGGTCAACGAGAAGGGCCAGAAGGTGCAGTTCGGCTCGGTCGGCGGCGGCGGGCGCTATGACGGGCTGGTGTCGCGCTTCATGAGCCAGCCGGTGCCGGCGACGGGCTTTTCCATCGGCGTCTCGCGGCTGATCACGGCGCTGAAGAATCTCGGCCGGCTGGAGGCGGCGGAGCGGCCCGGCCCGGTGGTCGTCACCGTCATGGACCGCGACCGCATGGCCGACTACCAGGCGATGGCCGCCAAGCTGCGCGCCGCGCTGAACACCGACGCGGATGGCAATCCGACCGCCGAGCCGGTGCCTGTCGAGGTCTTCCAGGGCAACCCCAAGCAGTTCGGCAAGCAGCTGCAATATGCCGACCGCCGCAACGCCCCGGTGGTGGTCATCCAGGGCGGCGACGAGAAGGCGGCCGGCAAGGTCCAGGTCAAGGATCTGATCGAGGGCAAGAAGATCGCCGAGACGATCGAGGACAATGCCGAATGGCGCGAGGCCCGCGCCGGCCAGGAACTGGTCGACGAGGCGGACATGGTCGAGGCGGTGCGCGCCATCCTCGCCCGTCATGCCGCGCCGGGCACGGCCTGA
- a CDS encoding DoxX family protein has translation MNPHLILAGRVLLSVIFIVSGFGKLVGAEGFSGYLASLGFPAPLAMAYIVGAFELFGGLAILAGYQVRVVAIALALFCLATGVLAHLGDQTALLKNIALAGGFLVLAGSGAGAMAVDKTKRESRYA, from the coding sequence ATGAACCCTCATCTCATCCTAGCCGGCCGGGTTCTTCTCTCGGTCATCTTCATCGTCAGCGGCTTCGGCAAGCTGGTCGGCGCCGAAGGCTTCTCGGGCTATCTCGCCAGCCTCGGCTTCCCGGCGCCGCTCGCCATGGCCTACATCGTCGGCGCGTTCGAGTTGTTCGGCGGGCTCGCGATCCTCGCCGGCTACCAGGTCCGGGTCGTCGCCATCGCGCTGGCGCTGTTCTGTCTGGCGACCGGCGTCCTCGCCCATCTCGGCGACCAGACCGCGCTGCTCAAGAACATCGCGCTTGCCGGCGGCTTCCTCGTCCTCGCCGGCTCCGGCGCCGGGGCGATGGCTGTCGACAAGACCAAGCGCGAAAGCCGCTACGCCTGA
- the hisG gene encoding ATP phosphoribosyltransferase, which translates to MSVTLAIPSKGRLKEKALAALAGVGVDVAPAADERSYRTVVTGAPGLDVLLLSASEIARELRDGAIDFGITGEDLIRETMAEPQAAVEIVARLGFGQADVVVAVPDAWLDVETMEDLGDVAGSWRARHGRRLRVATKYWRLTQSFFTRLHGIQSYRIVESLGATEGAPAAGSADIIVDITTTGSTLAANHLRILSDGLILRSQACLVRSLAGRRDPEDAALAENFAARFR; encoded by the coding sequence ATGAGCGTGACGCTGGCGATCCCGTCGAAGGGAAGGCTGAAGGAAAAGGCGCTGGCGGCGCTGGCGGGGGTCGGCGTGGACGTCGCGCCGGCGGCCGACGAGCGCAGCTACCGGACGGTCGTCACCGGTGCGCCCGGGCTCGACGTGCTGCTGCTCTCGGCCTCGGAGATCGCGCGGGAACTGCGCGACGGCGCGATCGATTTCGGCATCACCGGCGAGGACCTGATCCGCGAGACCATGGCCGAGCCGCAGGCGGCGGTGGAGATCGTCGCCCGGCTCGGCTTCGGCCAGGCCGACGTGGTGGTCGCCGTGCCCGATGCCTGGCTCGACGTCGAGACCATGGAGGATCTCGGCGACGTCGCGGGCTCCTGGCGCGCACGCCACGGCCGGCGGCTGCGGGTCGCGACGAAATACTGGCGGCTGACGCAGAGCTTCTTCACCCGCCTTCACGGCATCCAGAGCTATCGGATCGTCGAAAGCCTCGGCGCCACCGAGGGTGCGCCGGCCGCCGGCTCGGCGGACATCATCGTCGACATCACCACCACCGGCTCGACGCTCGCGGCCAACCACCTGCGGATCCTGTCGGACGGGCTGATCCTGCGGTCACAGGCGTGCCTCGTCCGCTCACTGGCGGGGCGCCGCGACCCCGAGGACGCGGCGCTGGCCGAGAATTTCGCGGCGCGGTTCCGCTGA
- a CDS encoding response regulator — MDGFWSFLSTVTVSIAVIYIIHSFKRQIDSILTGSHVNLKFFGQEISVQRATERIGESVAELQAKIAELQSTEVNNITTGSVSDSPPASPTTRKKRILWVDDYPSNNAFIVNNLKGRNFDVDISIDTEDALNRFESLDYSMIVTDLGRKERGINNPLAGFELIKKVRNINANIPILVFAGSRGVEMRDDLISAGATDVTSSGIEVMKFINTHMPK; from the coding sequence ATGGATGGTTTCTGGTCATTTCTATCAACCGTAACCGTCTCTATTGCGGTGATATATATAATTCATTCATTCAAGCGGCAGATAGATTCTATACTGACCGGGAGTCACGTAAATCTGAAATTCTTCGGTCAAGAAATATCCGTTCAGCGAGCGACCGAGCGCATAGGCGAGTCCGTGGCAGAGCTTCAAGCTAAGATAGCCGAGTTGCAGAGCACAGAAGTCAATAATATTACGACAGGGTCTGTATCGGATTCTCCGCCGGCTTCGCCGACGACGCGTAAGAAAAGAATACTTTGGGTGGATGACTATCCTTCTAATAATGCGTTTATTGTGAATAATCTCAAAGGACGAAATTTTGACGTCGATATTTCTATTGATACCGAGGATGCGCTGAATCGATTTGAATCGCTTGATTACAGTATGATAGTTACTGATTTAGGAAGAAAAGAGCGCGGGATCAACAATCCGCTCGCAGGATTTGAGCTTATAAAGAAAGTGCGAAATATCAATGCAAATATTCCAATCTTGGTTTTCGCAGGAAGCCGAGGAGTTGAAATGCGCGATGATCTAATATCTGCGGGTGCTACCGATGTAACTAGCTCTGGAATTGAAGTCATGAAATTTATCAATACACATATGCCGAAATAG
- the glcF gene encoding glycolate oxidase subunit GlcF, producing the protein MQTTFSPAQLADPEVAHSEGIIRKCVHCGFCTATCPTYVTLGNELDSPRGRIYLIKEMLENDRPADEKTVKHIDRCLSCLACMTTCPSGVNYMHLVDHARAHIERTYRRPLVDRMIRRVLAMTLPYPGRFRASLTLARIARPLAPLFAAVKPLKPLAAMLKLAPVAVPPRSPVNEPGVHPASGPRRGRVAILRGCAQSVLDPKINEATVRLLGRLGVEVVVPKGEGCCGALVHHMGQDDEALGFARRNVDVWSREIAEGGLDAIIVTTSGCGTTIKDYGHMLRLDPAYAEKAALVSSLAKDVTEYLSGLDLPLPVNETDLVVAYHSACSMQHGQKITMAPKVLLAQAGFTVRDVPEGHLCCGSAGTYNILQPEIAATLRDRKVRNIESIAPQAVATGNIGCMTQIGSATALPILHTVELLDWAFGGEKPVSLAGVEPRSQAALVAAE; encoded by the coding sequence ATGCAAACCACCTTCTCTCCCGCCCAGCTCGCCGATCCGGAGGTCGCCCATTCCGAGGGGATCATCCGCAAATGCGTGCATTGCGGCTTCTGCACCGCCACCTGCCCGACCTATGTGACGCTCGGCAACGAGCTCGACAGCCCGCGCGGCCGGATCTACCTGATCAAGGAGATGCTGGAGAACGACCGGCCGGCCGACGAGAAGACCGTCAAGCACATCGACCGCTGCCTCTCGTGCCTCGCCTGCATGACCACCTGTCCCTCGGGTGTGAACTACATGCACCTCGTCGACCACGCCCGGGCGCATATCGAGCGGACCTACCGCCGCCCGCTCGTCGACCGGATGATCCGCCGGGTGCTGGCGATGACGCTGCCCTATCCGGGCCGCTTCCGGGCGAGCCTGACGCTGGCGCGGATCGCCCGCCCGCTGGCGCCGCTCTTCGCCGCCGTCAAGCCGCTGAAGCCGCTGGCCGCGATGCTGAAGCTCGCGCCTGTCGCCGTGCCGCCGCGCTCGCCCGTCAACGAGCCGGGCGTGCATCCGGCGTCCGGTCCGCGTCGCGGCCGCGTGGCGATCCTGCGCGGCTGCGCGCAGTCGGTGCTCGATCCGAAGATCAACGAGGCGACGGTGCGGCTGCTCGGGCGGCTGGGCGTCGAGGTCGTAGTGCCGAAGGGCGAGGGCTGCTGCGGCGCGCTCGTCCACCACATGGGCCAGGACGACGAGGCGCTCGGCTTCGCCCGCCGCAACGTCGACGTCTGGAGCCGCGAGATCGCCGAGGGCGGGCTCGACGCGATCATCGTCACGACCTCCGGCTGCGGCACCACGATCAAGGACTACGGCCACATGCTGCGGCTCGATCCGGCCTATGCCGAGAAGGCGGCGCTGGTGTCCTCGCTGGCGAAGGACGTCACCGAGTATCTGTCGGGCCTCGACCTGCCGCTGCCGGTGAACGAGACCGATCTCGTCGTCGCCTATCACTCGGCCTGTTCGATGCAGCACGGCCAGAAGATCACCATGGCGCCGAAGGTGCTGCTCGCGCAGGCCGGCTTCACCGTCCGCGACGTGCCGGAGGGGCATTTGTGCTGCGGCTCGGCGGGTACCTACAACATCCTGCAGCCGGAGATCGCCGCGACGCTGCGCGACCGCAAGGTGCGAAACATCGAGAGCATCGCGCCGCAGGCGGTCGCCACCGGCAATATCGGCTGCATGACCCAGATCGGCTCGGCGACCGCCCTGCCGATCCTCCACACGGTGGAATTGCTCGACTGGGCCTTCGGCGGCGAGAAGCCGGTCAGCCTTGCGGGCGTGGAGCCGCGATCGCAGGCGGCTCTCGTCGCCGCGGAATAG
- a CDS encoding DNA-3-methyladenine glycosylase I, translating into MSELLEPSAGLTRGPDGHLRCAWHGTDEAYRRYHDDEWGRPVADDDRLYEKLCLEGFQAGLSWLTILRKREAFRELFHGFAVDRVAAMDEDDVERIVLDARIIRHRGKIASTINNARRTLAIRETHGSLGAFLWAHEPPASERPAAVDWEWLRANPVTPAATRLSKALKQAGFTFVGPTTVYAFMQSMGFVNDHVEGCCVRAECEAERKAFARPG; encoded by the coding sequence ATGAGCGAGCTCCTCGAACCGTCCGCCGGCCTGACGCGAGGCCCCGATGGGCATCTGCGCTGCGCGTGGCACGGCACCGACGAGGCCTATCGGCGCTACCACGACGACGAGTGGGGGCGGCCCGTGGCGGACGACGACCGGCTTTACGAGAAGCTCTGCCTCGAAGGATTCCAGGCAGGGCTTTCCTGGCTGACCATCCTGCGCAAGCGCGAGGCGTTCCGCGAGCTCTTCCACGGCTTCGCCGTCGACCGCGTCGCGGCGATGGACGAGGACGATGTCGAGCGGATCGTCCTCGACGCGCGGATCATCCGCCATCGCGGCAAGATCGCCTCCACCATCAACAATGCCCGCCGGACGCTGGCCATCCGGGAAACGCACGGCTCGCTGGGCGCCTTCCTGTGGGCGCACGAACCGCCGGCCTCGGAACGACCGGCGGCGGTCGACTGGGAATGGCTGCGGGCGAACCCGGTGACGCCTGCCGCCACGCGACTGTCGAAGGCGCTGAAGCAGGCCGGCTTCACCTTCGTCGGCCCGACCACGGTCTACGCCTTCATGCAGTCGATGGGCTTCGTCAACGACCATGTCGAGGGCTGCTGCGTGCGCGCGGAATGCGAGGCCGAGCGGAAGGCGTTCGCGCGGCCGGGGTGA
- a CDS encoding L,D-transpeptidase, translating into MRRILALSAAALAAIFAQPVPVPAQQLAVEASPSLRGEWILQLSPGSGVVPGYRRPHMNSPTNNLSGAVLGTRPVAVGRARPVLRGQPVGARQLVRYPSPALDPRYVQGVIGARPGFRPGQPQQVALQRPRQMVPQHHLDPVYLPQDVAYQGKETPGTIVVDTGSKFLYHVGKNGTARRYGVGVGKPGFAWKGRHPITRKAEWPSWTPPKEMIVRERRNGRILPAHMKGGEANPLGARALYLGSTLYRIHGTNQPWTIGQSVSSGCIRMRNQDVMELYERVNVGTKVVVR; encoded by the coding sequence ATGCGTCGCATTCTTGCCCTCTCGGCCGCCGCCCTTGCCGCCATTTTCGCCCAACCGGTCCCGGTCCCGGCGCAGCAGCTCGCGGTCGAGGCGTCGCCCTCGCTGCGCGGCGAGTGGATCCTGCAGCTCTCGCCCGGCAGCGGCGTGGTTCCGGGCTATCGCCGTCCTCACATGAACAGTCCGACCAACAATCTCTCCGGCGCCGTGCTCGGCACCCGGCCGGTCGCCGTCGGGCGTGCGCGCCCGGTCCTGCGCGGACAGCCCGTGGGCGCGCGGCAGTTGGTGCGTTATCCCTCCCCGGCACTGGACCCCCGCTATGTGCAGGGCGTCATCGGGGCGCGCCCAGGCTTCCGGCCCGGCCAGCCGCAGCAGGTGGCGCTACAGCGCCCGCGCCAGATGGTGCCGCAGCACCATCTCGACCCGGTCTATCTGCCGCAGGACGTCGCCTATCAGGGCAAGGAGACGCCGGGGACGATCGTCGTCGATACCGGCTCGAAGTTCCTCTATCACGTCGGCAAGAACGGCACGGCGCGGCGTTACGGCGTCGGCGTCGGCAAGCCGGGCTTTGCGTGGAAAGGCAGGCATCCCATCACGCGCAAGGCCGAGTGGCCGAGCTGGACGCCGCCGAAGGAGATGATCGTCCGGGAACGCCGCAACGGCCGCATCCTGCCCGCCCACATGAAGGGCGGGGAGGCCAATCCGCTCGGCGCCCGCGCCCTCTATCTCGGCTCCACCCTCTACCGCATCCACGGCACCAACCAGCCCTGGACGATCGGCCAGTCGGTCTCCTCCGGCTGCATCCGGATGCGCAACCAGGACGTGATGGAGCTCTACGAGCGGGTGAATGTCGGCACGAAGGTCGTCGTGCGCTGA